ACCTGAACCATCATCTGTTCTTATCAGTGAGCAGTCAGGGTAAACACTGCGTTAACAGAGTACATTACTCTTCATAGAATAGATTATTGTTCCTCGGTTAACCATGTCATATCTCTTACGTTAGCCTCAGAACCTCATTCTTTAACTGTTTTACAAAGGCTATTTGCTAATAAAAGAAAGAATGATGCGGCTTTGCTCATCTGAtactttgatgaatgatgactaCCAATGTCCACATTGCAATCGTCAATGTAGAGCAATGATCGGACTACGGAGCCATCTTAAAACACACCAAACACATCAATAAAGCAAGCAGACATTTTACTCTAAAGAGAGGGATtgcatagagagagagagagatttgCTAATACAAGTTTCTCAGCTTAATGCCTTGTTTTCGAGAACATTTATTAGGCATTTATATAGCATGCATTACCAAATCTGATATGGCATGCGCAGTGTGTGCGCACGCGGGcgcgtgcgtgcatgtgtgtgcgtggtGTGAGCACACGGAAAGATCGGAGATCAAGTGTGACGtacttagcttactgcaagcagaggctgtgcgtgTTTTCAAGAGCATGATTGTACAAACAATGGTTATATGGTCTTGCCTGGACATGTCAAGGTCCAATGGCAAGGAAACCTCGACAACTGGAGACACACCCAGTTGCAAAGAGCGATTTAAGGTTGGATGGTGTTCCAGTAACCACCAGTGACCTtttaaaccttttattaaacaCCTGACTTGTTGATGCAGGTCAGGTGTTCCAGACTAATAGACCACCGCTGCTCCCAGAGTTGTACAAGTACAGACAACCCTTGTTTATTCAGACTAATACAGACTGAATCATGTCCGGACATTGAACAAGTCTATTTCGAAAGTTTGAGTCTCAATTGTCGAATATTCAACAATACTGAACTAAAAATTGagtactgtacagtactgtatattAAACAGCCTATATTGTCTCATATGCATACTCCCTGTCTACAATATGGTACATTTtacttatacagtatatattagagagtaaaatatggtcATACCTGCAATAGAgtacagtataataataatagcagtaatagtaacAAACAACAATTACAGTACATCACTCTTGCAGGAAACTCGCGTGCCATCTCTTGAGCCATCTGTCACGAGAGCGACCTCTCGGTCAAGGTTGTCATTCTTCAGATAGACACAACCGCATCGGATAATTGAAAGTTCATTCAGATAATTGAAAGTTTGGTGAAGTGAAGTTCGAAAAAGAGGGGTTTAACTGTCATATGTTTATTGAACATGCTTGTTCACTACAGTCAGTTTCACCATGCTGAGCTGTAGTGGAAAACCAGACATTTGAATGCACTAACATTTCATGCCCATTTCAATGGATCAAAAGCCAAATTCTTCTTTTTATGGATTCTGCAGATCAATTTACACGTATTTACTGCTCTAATCTTGTCTCTTATTTTCATTCCAGAGCATTCCTTGTTTTATGAACACCTTTGTAACGAGGTTTGATCATCTGCTCCTAATAGCTGCCTCATTACATCGATTCGCTGACTTGAACATTTAATAGCTGGCTGACTTCTCAGATTGTTTGCCAACAATTTTTAATTACCAAGTTGAGTGCATCTTCAAATCAACCCATAACCAAGTTTCACGAGCCAATACCTCACAGCAGCATATTTAGGCTTTTCCTTAACCTGACATCAATTACTTGTAGTTTGTGGAGAGCGTAAAAGACTTTGTCTAGAGTTTGTGGAGAGCGTAAAAGACTTTGTCTAGAGTTTGTGGAGAGCGTAAAAGACTTTGTCTAGAGTTTGTGGAGAGCGTAAAAGACTTTGTCTAGAGTTTGTGGAGAGCGTAAAAGACTTTGTCTAGAGTTTGTGGAGAGCGTAAAAGACTTTGTCTAGAGTTTGTGGAGAGCGTAAAAGACTTTGTCTAGAGTTTGTGGAGAGCGTAAAAGACTTTGTCTAGAGTTTGTGGAGAGCGTAAAAGACTTTGTCTAGAGTTTGTGGAGAGCGTAAAAGACTTTGTCTAGAGTTTGTGGAGAGAGTAAAAGACTTTGTCTAGAGTTTGTGGAGAGCGTAAAAGACTTTGTCTAGAGTTTGTGGAGAGCGTAAAAGACTTTGTCTAGAGTTTGTGGAGAGCGTAAAAGACTTTGTCTAGAGTTTGTGGAGAGCGTAAAAGACTTTGTCTAGAGTTTGTGGAGAGCGTAAAAGACTTTGTCTAGAGTTTGTGGAGAGCGTAAAAGACTTTGTCTAGAGTTTGTGGAGAGCGTAAAAGACTTTGTCTAGAGTTTGTGGAGAGCGTAAAAGACTTTGTCTAGAGTTTGTGGAGAGCGTAAAAGACTTTGTCTAGAGTTTGTGGAGAGAGTAAAAGACTTTGTCTAGAGTTTGTGGAGAGAGTTGCTAAATAGGGCTGTTTTTTTCAAAGTTGTCACTTTGTTCAAGCCTGTAATTTTCAGCATGTGCTTATTATTAATTTGTACATATTTTGATGTTCTGTTTTGTTTGTTTGGTGATGCAGAGCATCAAGATAAGATTGAATTATGAAATGTGGATGTAAGAATGTTTGGAGTTATCTTACCAATCTCTTCATTAGTCTTATTGCCAGAGCTTTTAGGAGACTTTGGACCAAGCGTAGGACTAAATAAGTTGGTTAACACCCACCTCTCATACCACTTTATAAACTCTGGCATCTTTTGATATTATTTCCACTAATTGAGTTGGAAAGAAAAAAGATTAGCTCTGTCAGTGAACCATAGTGATCACTTGTTTTCTCTGTATCAATCAGTCACCCCCACCCTCTGTAGAATGATTGTTGATACAGCTTTTTGCATACAGCATTACATAGCTCTGCTAAAGGAATGGAATGCTTGATTATATTTGCAACAGTAAAATCAgcacatagacctattaactatacaatGACAGTTATTAGTTCTATATAggtaatagtatagttaataggtctatgaacCAGAATGGTCTCATGGCTCTAAATTACATACAGTCATATTATAAGAGATCTGTTAGCAAAGATTACCTTGTTCCTCCAACCAGCTAATTGCTCAAGTCTTTGAAGATGAAACACTGCTGTAGCAAAAAATGGTGTTATTATAGCGACTTGGACTGCCAAAAGGTGTTGTTCTTCATAATAATGCCTATTTGACAAGCTGAACACAGGAGGATCTGACACAAATAACTACAAAAGTAGCATTCCGAGACACCATAGCTTCAGCTGCTCTAGCTTGACAATCACACAGCTGGAGGAAGCAAGAGATTGTCTGGCAGCAATGCTGTCATTCATTCCTAAATTGTATACCACTCCTCTGATGTACAACCCTAGAGAGGTGTATATCATTCCTATGATGTACAGCACTGGAGAGATGTATATAACTCTTCTGATGCACGACACTGGAGAGTTGTATATCACTCCTCTGATGCACAACACTGGTGAAGAGTTGTATATCATTCCTCTGATGTAAAACACTGGAGAGTTGTATATCACTCCTCTGATGCACAACACTGGAGAGTTGTGTACCACTCTTTTGATGCACAACACTAAAGAGTTGTATATCACTCCTCTGATGCACAACACTGGTGAAGAGTTGTATATCATTCCTCTGATGTAAAACACTGGAGAGTTGTATATCACTCCTCTGATGTACAACACTGGAGAGTTGTATACCACTCTTCTGATGTGCAACACTGGAGAGGTGTATATCACTCTTCTGATGTACAACACTGGAGAGGTGTATATCACTCCTCTGATGTACAACATTGGAGAGGTGTATATCACTCCTCTGATGTACAACACTGAAGAGGTGTATATCACTCCTCTGATGTACAACACTGGAGAGTTGTATATCACTCTTTTGATGCACAACACTGGAGAGGTGTATATCACTCCTCTGATGTACAACACTGGAAGAGTTACCGCCCTCCTGCATAATCTATCTTGTGGTTCGCTTGGTTAGGGTTGTGTAAGAATTATCTCTGCGTTTTCCTGCTTTAGGTTCTGCTAGCTTGACCATCATGATATACAGTCTCTAAAAAGTTCTTTTTGTACAGAGTGGAGTTTCAATTTGATTTGAATTAAAATCAAGATTAGAAGCCAAAAGCAAGATTAGAAACCTCTAGCGATTGTCTTATCTTGTATTCAtctaaaaaggtttttatcCTTTTGCATGGGACACTTCACTATGAGAAAGTGAATTATTTTTCATTGACACTTGAGTATGCATGTCAAGTTTTCATAGTTCTTTTTGTTATTCTACACAACTTGTCATCTATAGCCTGTGGTCCTTAGCTATTGATAGATTACCTTCACCTAAAACTAGCAGTTTTTGCTTAttcttatttattattttatttcttgCCTCAAGACTGTAGTAAGAAAGATTTTAAGTTGTACTTACAGTGGGTGTGTAGATGCCAACTTACGGTAGGTGTGTAGATACCAACTTACGGTAGGTGTGTAGATACCAACTTACAATAGGTGTGTAGATATCAACTTATAGTAGGTGTGTAGATATCAACTTATAGTAGGTGTGTAGATATCAACTTATAGTAGGTGTGTAGATATCAACTTATTGTAGGTGTGTAGATATCAACTTATTAACTGTGTTAATATTAAATCCTCCATGGACATTCTGACAGCATAAATGTGTGATTAAACTTTTTGTGCAGAATCTAAGACAACTGCTGAAACTTGATTTGACAAGAATATCTAAGTGTTGATTTGCTGTTTAAACCTCACGAAAAttctatattttaataatatcacaAATGTTAGCATATGTAATTCAATCAACTGATGCAACAAACAAGTTGAGTGGATTATACAATGTCTGCTGTATTAccataacaaaatataattatgagATATTAAATTGgtagtttaaaataaaaaaaataaacacgGAAAACTATCAAGAAGTGCTGTACTTTATCTGAACAACATCTGTAGGCCATAGTGATATTGTACTATATCTGTACTATATCTGCACTGTTTCTGTACTATATCTGAACGATATCTGTACTATATTCGTACTATATCTGTACTATATCTGTACTAAGTCTGTTGAGCTCAGTGCATCCCGCAGAAAGTCTGGTAGCATTGGTTAGAGCGAGCACCATAGTTGCGGTAGACGAGGTCATGCTCAGTGTCGTGAGAGCATCTTATCACCTCTACTGGTTTTGCAAAGAATTTGCAAACATGACCAGGTGACCATGATTCATAAACATTTATGCGTTTCTTCACTCCTACTTCTGAGGGTGGTGGCTGGTCTGTCCACATAGGCATCATCGCTCCACAGCTATACATCGGTGGACACGTATCTCGCATTCTGTTGCCTGTGACaacaataataatgtaatagGAATGATAACAATACCAGCTAGCTGGTAGTTAGTTTGTATTCTACTAATTTTAAAGTGACTGTCTGTATACATGCGAAAAGAAGAACTCTGGTGTGTATATGCAACAGCGATTGTAGAAAGTTCTGAAGTGCTCAGTTTAGTCAGTAGAATATGTTACATCAAATCTCTTCTATTGACTAAATCAAGAAACTTACCAGCATCTCCAGAGAATCTGAACCATTGCAGTTGTCTATTCAAATCACACCCCCAGCCTCTAAAGGAATATGGGCCTCCGGGTCTGACTTTTGATCCGTCAGGTCCAGCCCTCCATGCCTCAGTCAGTTCTACAGCTTTCTGGCACTCTATCCGCTGCCCTTGTCGGTCGCTGCTGGCAAGAAGAACATGTGTCAGACTGAGCAGAGTCAGTAAATGCATACCACTCATTTTGCTGCTTGAAGTATTCTGAGCAACCGTCAAAGCACCCCCCaactatatactgtatgtgtAAGCTGGCAGTACCGTAGTCTAATTTCCAATAAATTGTGACACAAGTAGGGACATTGAATCTTGTGAACCAACCACCAAGAGATTCTGTTTGGCTGATATCGCTACAAAATGACCGCAATACATCGAGCCTATTACGGCTGAGCAAGTTGTGCTGCCAACTTATGATTGGCTAATTTATTATTAGGTTGATATACTCAAATTAGGCAGCAGGCAACAGGTGCTGCGTGCAATGCAGGGATTGTTCTATTTCTGGTGTtatcaaacattttttattttttgcatgaGCTTGATCTGCATTCGAGCACAAAGCACCTGCTGCTGACCTTGCCTTACATACAACAGTCGGCAGCATtgaaaggttaaaggttaaacaTTTGATTAAGCAGCATGACATCCAATGCCAGCTCCTTTCTCTGGCAAGTTGGAAAGGAGCCTGTTGACTTCTGTCAGCTAGCGTTTGTAAAATTAACAAGATATAAAGTCATCAAGAGATTTTATCTGCCCTGTGTTTTTCCCGAACTGGCTCATGGTTGATTTATCTTCTCTTGACATTTTCTAAAAATCAAACTGCAACTGCTGTTGTCAACCTCAACAAGCATTGCTATACATAAAACCCGACTTGAAATTGTGCTTAACGTAAGTTCTTAGAATGTATTTTAGTATATAACCTACCTTTATAATAATCCTTGGTACAGCGCTTACCAACTCTTAGTATTTCTATTATCCACAGGTGACAAACCTTTTTAATATTATGCCCCATTTTCCTTCCTCATCAGATGAGATACATCAACATAAAACTCTTTAtgtaaataaaatgtttaaattaaacaaagcaataaagtttttaaggttatttttgaatttgctaaaatgatataaaatgtaTTTCTGAGCAAATGTTTGCAGCTCTGCAAACCTGTTCGAAGGCTATCAGTATAGTATCAGACTAAACTCTGTAGAATAAGCCTGAGCAACTACTCATGAAAATTTTGACTATTACTTGGCAGAAAGAGAAAATTTAATCAGATCATAAACCCTTCATCTCAGTTTTGGACAAAGGACTTCTCTTGTTTGCTTGCGAGAGCACAATGTTGTAGGTTGAGATTAATGCGGTATGGTTATATGATATTTCATATGTTATTTGTTTTTACATCTCATTGTTAATTCATCAAGAGGCCATCTTATAGTTATGACATAACGAATGAAGAAACTGGTCTGAATGATGAAGCACAAGGTATTGTTTATGTCTCATGCCTCTAGTGGTCTAATTGGTTGTTTGCTGGACCAGACTTTACAGGGGTTCATAACTCTCTGTTTATTAAATTGattcattttgttttaaacattcatgtaaATGATTTTACCTTGAACATTTCTTTGCAGCGCCTGCCTTCATATATTGACACATCTAGGTGGACATATACATAGAAAACCATAGACATAGAAAGCCAAATATAAAGGCCAAgtttcaaacaataaaaaggtttttcaaTGCTGCTGCGAATCAGATTTGGTGAGCAGTAAATTGTTCTTAGCTGCTGACCTCCGTGACCTCAGATAATTTATGTGTTGTACAGAAGTGGCCTACATCATGCCTACTCCATCAGCTTGGCATTGGTGTCTAAGTTAGATACACCTGTTACAGAGTGTCTATGTCATGCCTAGTTGCATCAATATTACTGGAAGTCTTAGCATTGGTGTGAGTTTGATACATCTGTCACACAATGTCACTACCACTTGTCATGTGTCTCTTGTTTATCCTTCAGGGAAATATTCATtattatgttattcttcattattttgttGGAGTTTATTGCTTGCTGTCGAATTTGGCACAAAAAAGACAATTGAATGAAACAAATATGAAGGTTGCGTTACATTTATTAGGCATGTaggtattatattattagaacTAAAGTAAAAtgtagtaaaaaatatttattggaGGCCAAAAACAGAAACCCAATAATTAATATCACTAGTGGCTCACATCATGCCACAAAAACTTTGGTAGCAGTCCTTTTTGTGGGAAGATCTGTACTTGTAGATAACATCATAGTCTGTGTCATGGGAACATCTCATTACATACATGGACTTTGCAAAAAACTTGCAGACATGTCCAGGGTACCAGGATTCATAAACGATCATAGTAGTCCTTACTCCAACCTCGGTAGGCAGTGGTTCATCAGACCAGTGTGGCATCATAGAACCACAGCTATACATTGGAGGACAGGTGTTGAGCATCCTGTTTCCTGTTAAACAATAAATAGAATATCTATTGTTTATGGAAAAAAACATAAAGACAGTCCAATAAAAAGCTTGCGCTCTGAAAACTGCGCTCTGATAATTGTTTATCTGTGATTTTATTCGAACTTACCGGCATCACCAGTGAATCGAAACCACTGCAAGTCCATGTTCAAATCACAAGCGTATCCATTGAATGAATGTGGGCCACCAGGTTTGACATCACTGCCGGAGATGTCCATCCTCCAAGACTCTGTCAGGTTGGTAGCTGTGAGACACTCAGGAGGAGTTGTGCAGTGCACCAGGAGAGCACAAGAGAGAAAGAGCAATGCTCCGAGCTGCTGTGTTCCTTGCATCTTCTAGTCTGTTTGAGCACTGATGAAGTTATGATGTTCAGATGACAGATTTGTGCTTATATAGGCAAAAGTCTCCCATTCAGTCACTTGAAAATATAAACACATGATTAATGTTAGTGTGAAAGAGTTGCGCAATAGACCACCATGAACTAAGGCTAACCATACATAAGCCGGCTGAGTGACTCACTACGACGGGGAGATTTTCACATGAATTGGTTATTGAAAGCCTCACAAACGAGCCAAGTAAATTGATGCTTGTTAATAAAAATGAACCAGAGCGAAGAGTTAATATTATACAATGAATTGTTTATCCAAAGCTGTAAACCGCGAAAGCATCATAACCTTGTGACTCTAGCAGAGATGAAATTGTTGATCTGGTTATTGACAGAGATATGCGAATATACACACCACCCTATACACACTGtaaatatatcttatatctatttCTCTACCAACTGAACCACCCAAGTTTTCTCTCAAATAATATGATTTATTAAGGACTAatagaaacaaataaataagttTTATAGTTTTCAGAATGTGGTACGCAGGTACGCAGGTACGACCAGCTCATTATTGGCATCTTCTGTACATACCTACAAGAAGGTAAGATCTGGAGGCCATAGTTGGTTGTTGACCAGGATGATGATCACCTACAATTATTCCACAGTTGATAAAGATACAACTGTTTAGAGAACAACTCTACCCTACTACAAGATGTTGTACACATAGCATAAAACAAATAGATTCTCTGTGTTCACTGCTATCTTACGGTAAAGAAAAAATACAAGTTTAGTTCTTttggcaataataaaatacatgttagtCTCCTCAAATATCAGTGGAATTTTATAGCTTGGAGAAGTTTTAGAGATGGACTGACttgtattatattgttagtGTCGTATGCTGAGATCATAGAGCTATCTTTACAAGACATCTCTTGCATGTAGTTTCAGCAGTGAAAACAATCAAAAGACACAAGGAAGTGGACTTCTAAAAGCGCATTGCTGTTGCTTCTGAATTCATGACCTCAGAATGAATTCATTCTGAGGTCATGGTTGGTTGTTGACCCGGATGATGACCACCTACAATTAGTCCACAACTGCTGAGGATACAACAGTTTAGACAATAACTCTATTTGTGGGACATCgcacaaataatataaaaaagaaggTGGCTTCTGTTTACTGCAGCCTACGATTAAGAAAGCATGAAAGTTTATCATTTTTTGACAATTAAAACACGCCAGTTACTCTCAATGAAGATCAGTATAGTTTTATAGCTTGCAGATGTTTTTGAGGTGaacattttatgattttatgGTTAGTGTTTTATGCTGATGCCTCGTCTTCCAGTGGTTTTTATGGTTCTCTTATGGCATAACTTGGAAAACATTCCTGTTCACAACgaaattattgctaataaagTAATGAAAAAGACCCAACGCTGCCTGTCCCAGCTCAACACAATGCTGCCTGTTCCAGCTCAACCTATTGCTGCCTGTTCCAGCTCAATGCAATGCTGTCTGTTCCAGCTGAATGCAATGCTGTCTGTCCCAGCTCAACCTATTGCTGCCTGTCCCAGCTCAACCTATTGCTGCCTGTCCCAGTTCAACACATTGCTGCCTGTCCCAGCTCAACCCAATGCTGCCTGTCTCAGCTCAACGTAATGCTGCTTGTTTCAGCTCAATGCAATGCTGTCTGTTCCAGCTCAATGCAATGCTGCCTGTACTCTGTTCAATCTAACACCTCCTGCTTATATTTCAACCCTTTAGACTTCGCAGGTTAGAAATTATTTCGTGtgctaaaacaaataaaagtgtcattaGAGTCTAAGAAGTTGAATGACATGGGTTCAAGCCCAACATTGGCTGAAATTTTAGTCATCTGATTACTTGCATGTACAGAATTTTGTGATTGAACGAAAATTGGCACAATTACAACAACTGCTAttataacacaaaaataaaaggcTGTGACATCCATACTGCACTTTATCTGACAATTAAACATTGATTGCATAGCCACTTTTTATTAACAACAAATTTGTGAGTTCTCTTAAATGCATCTCAAATAGAGCTGATTTCAGATAGACGtagttgcaaaaaaattgtattctCTCCAATCTGCACTGCTCATTTCAACGAATCAagtatacataaattatttctcatttgTCAGTTATGaaggtttaaaaatagaaagaacAGCCGCTATCATGTAAAATGACCAATAGTAAAAAAGTGAAGTTCTTGGAGTCGTACCTTCCTGCtttaattttaatgataaaTATCTGCCCTTCTATGAAATGGAACCATAGCACTCTCAGGTCTCTTTTTGTCTAGGTCTTGTGTGGTCATTACCATGATGACATAGCTTTGAAACCTGTTGTATATGCAGGCGTCTCTTGCGAGCCTGACATTTGTAGGAATGTAGGCTAAGAATGCCACTTCGGCTTTGGGAGGCCTTGCCTCTTATATACATTGTAGACCTATAATATGCCAATACCTCTTTAGCTTTAGACACctcaagtatatatatatatatattagcttttTTCCATTCATTGGAGTCACCGTTGAGTTCTAATATAACACGCAGTTGACAGAATTGGCACTATGTGCCTGTTAACACGTATCCACTGTTGCTATTATGATTAGTAAAGTGCAGTTGTTATTAGGGAAGTGCTGTCGTGATTAGCGAAGTACTGTATTGATTAGGGGAGTGCTGTATTGATTAGGGGAGCGCTATCAGAAGAGCTGCTTGTAGTGCTTCCGGGAATTTAATAAGTACTAATACCTTGTGATAAGTGTTTCACCTGTAAACAATCTGAACAAGGAAGTCAAGAAGGAAATTACCTTAACAAATCAGTTGTGTAAACGGTCTagtgttttttaaacttaataCCAACTCTGATTTTTGGCAGGTAAAATTGGATCTTAGAAGCAAATTGTTAACCATATTTATCACATCATGAGGATGCTTTTAGGTTAAGCAGATACCAGTTTAGCATTTTTTCACCTTCAGAGTATTTTTATTGAGAAAGTTAAAACATATTCGATGATTTAGAAAGTGTTATCTATTTAATAGATGACATTTTGGTTTTTGGCTCCAACCTTTCACCACATTGTTTGAGATTTCGCGGAGTCTTAAAAAAATAGAAGGTTTTGGTATGACTCTGATGAGGTAAAATTGCGAATCTGGGATTACCTATAGTAAAATCTTTTAGACATTTAGTGAGTGGCACTGCTATTCAACCTGACCCGAGTAAGATTCTGAAGGTAATCAAGATTTCACGTCCTAACAAAATGAAAGCAAGGAGTTTCACTGGTATGTGCAATTACTTAATGAAGTCTAGTAAGAAACTGGTGAGGCAAAAGTACAACATTTTAAGTTGAGATCAATACGGTATGATCATACCATTTTTTATGCAGCTGATAAAAGCATGTGCTTGGCCGACTCCCTGAGCCACCCGAACAGCGATGCTTATGAGAAGGCTTATACGTCTGAGTACGACTTGTTGGAAGCTTACATACAAGGCATAGTCTTTTTTAGGACATATCCGGACGTGAGGGAGAAGGCGGTAGTTAGTGCAATGGCTAAAGGCGAGTGTGTTAGTAGATGTATTGAACGGCTACGGGTGGCCAAATGTTAATCTACAAGAAGAGCCGCCTGAGATGTACGCTAAAAGGCACTTACTACGCACATGTGGGAAGACGTGGCTGTATAAGTTCATGATATACATATCTAAATCATCAAGGCCTATGAGTATCTTGAGTTATACCATAAGGGGCATCAGGGTACCACTAACTATCCCAAAAAAGCTCAACGCCAATTCTGGTAGCCAGGTCTTTTTAATTGGTATTGTGAAGTATATTGATGAATATAATGTTTGTGTCATGCATTCGCAAGTAAAACACTAGCCTATGCATACGTCAACACTATCTTCTAGACTATGGGAAGTTATAAGTTTTAATTAGTTTGCTCATTGATGGAGTGTCTGTAGTGGTGGTTGATTATTAATTCAAGTGAATAGAGGCTATACTTGTTACCTCACAGACATCAAGAGCTAtgattacatttatgatggAATTATTCTCAAGGTTCGGCATACCCAAGATTGTTAGATCGAAAAATGAGAGGTGCTACAATAGCAAAGATTTTCGGTTGTTTGCAGAAAACAGAGGTTTACTTTGGTCAACAGAAGCCCGAGGTATCCTTGTTTCAATGGTATGACAGAGAGTGCTGTGAAGATCATTATGTCACTATGGAGGAGAACCACTGATAAGAACACAGCTGATGGCCTATTGGGCTATGACATTTTCAGTAGGGTTTACAGCTAATGAGCTTATGTTTGGCAGAATAATTAAAGCTAACTTGGGTATACCGTATAAGAACCATATTGATTACCATTAGTTTGAGGAAAATGAATTTGAAAAACTATGGCCATATGGATAATTTGAGGCATTAATAGGAAAAGAAatatcaaatattttgttaaaggttgacttgcaacaaaattcacattacagttatttgatatgaaaagattcaccatgccttactctgttgtgttgtaggtgcaaaatatgtggaaatgtgattacaagctcttaaaagctcaaaaacgaacagaaaatcgcagccacacgaaaccgccgtagtttggattctctttccaaaaccgctcaaatg
Above is a window of Watersipora subatra chromosome 3, tzWatSuba1.1, whole genome shotgun sequence DNA encoding:
- the LOC137391543 gene encoding uromodulin-like yields the protein MSGMHLLTLLSLTHVLLASSDRQGQRIECQKAVELTEAWRAGPDGSKVRPGGPYSFRGWGCDLNRQLQWFRFSGDAGNRMRDTCPPMYSCGAMMPMWTDQPPPSEVGVKKRINVYESWSPGHVCKFFAKPVEVIRCSHDTEHDLVYRNYGARSNQCYQTFCGMH
- the LOC137391232 gene encoding oncoprotein-induced transcript 3 protein-like; translated protein: MQGTQQLGALLFLSCALLVHCTTPPECLTATNLTESWRMDISGSDVKPGGPHSFNGYACDLNMDLQWFRFTGDAGNRMLNTCPPMYSCGSMMPHWSDEPLPTEVGVRTTMIVYESWYPGHVCKFFAKSMYVMRCSHDTDYDVIYKYRSSHKKDCYQSFCGMM